AGGCTAACAGCCTGTTAGATGATGCAGGTTTCCCTGACCCGCCGGGGGCGGCGCCGCGGTTTAAGCTAACCTATAAAACTTCAACCAATGCCAGCAGTGTGGATATGGCTCTCGCTATTAAAGAACTTTTTCGTCAAGCGCATATTGAAGTAGAAGTTAAACCTTACGACTGGGGGATTTTTTATAAAGACATTCGCACCGGCAATTTTCAATTATTTTCTTTATTGTGGGTTGGGGTGACCGACCCCGATATTTTTTATCAGGTATTTGCCAGCAGCCAGATCCCGCCCAATGGCTCTAATCGTGGATTTTACGCCAATACCCAGGTTGATACCTTGGCCCATCAAGCTCAAAAAACTTACGACCCTGCCAAACGAAAATCTTACTATGACCCATTGCAAGAAATCGTTGCCAATGAACTGCCATATGTTAGTTTGTGGCACCCAGACAATATTGTCGTGATGCAAAAAGATTTGAAAGGATATTATTTAACCCCCAATGCGTCGTTTGAAGGCTTGGTGAGTACATACAGAGAATAGATGTCATTGCGAGAAGGCGTGCCAGTGTGAGATTGCTTCACCCCTAAAGGGGTTCGCAATGACAGAGGGGGCGATGAAGGGGCCTCCGTAGTAATAGATGTCATTGCACAACCCTCGTCATCCCGGACTTGATCCGGGATCCATGATGATAAAGCAATCTTCCTTTTTATGCTTAATTATTTATTAAAACGTTTACTCTTCCTCATTCCCACAGTCTTTTCGGTCATCACACTTGTCTTCTTCCTCATCCACATCATCCCCGGTGATCCAGTAGATTTTATATTGGGTGAAAATGCCAATGTGCAAGATCGCATGCAGTTAGTTAAAACGCTTCGCCTCGATCGCAATCTTTGGGTACAATACAGTTACTTCATCAAAGATGTTTTAACGCTCAATTTTGGGCGTTCACTCTTTGACCAAACCCTGGTTGCTCGATTGATCGCAAGCAGAATCTTGCCAACTTTTTGTTTGGCCTTGCTTAGTATGGTGGTGGCTATCTCGGTTGCCTTGCCTTTGGGTTTTTTTTCGGCCCTCAAACAAAATTCGTCTTTTGATCACATGGCCATGGGCTTTGCCCTGCTAGGAATCAGCATTCCTACGTTTTATTCCGGGCCCTTATTGATTTTATTTTTTTCGATTAAACTCGGATGGCTGCCCGTGTCGGGGTTTGAACAATATTCTGGAATAATTCTCCCAGCCTTGGCCTTAGGGCTAGCGCTTGCTGCCATGATTTCTCGGATGACCCGCGCTTCGATGTTAGAAATTCTAAAGATGGACTTTGTGCGCACCGCTCGGGCCAAGGGGTTAAAAGAAAAAGTGCTTTTAGTTAGGCACGTGCTGCGCTGTGCCTTGTTGCCGGTTGTCACGATTATTGGTTTGCAGTTTGGGGCTTTGTTAGCCGGGGCCGTGGTAACCGAAAAGGTATTTAATTGGCCAGGCCTGGGCACCTTACTGATCACGGAGATACAACGGCGTAACTACCCTGTGGTTCAAGGGTGTGTGCTGACAATTTCGATCACCTATATTGTGGTGAATATGTTAACAGATGTGTTTTATGCAAAGTTGGATCCAAGAGTAAGATTGGGAGGATGAGATTGCAACGCTTGCGCTCGCAATGACAAATACGATGTCATTGCGAGCGTAGCGAAGCAATCTTCCATTTTATATGCTAAATTCAAAAATCAAAATCGGCGGTTCGATCATTCTTGTCTTTGCCTTATTGGCATTATTCGCCCCTTGGCTTGCGCCCTATTTGCCTGGTGAAATGAATTGGACGCTAGAGTTGCAGCCGCCCAATGCCAAGCATTGGTTGGGCCAAGACGACTTTGGCCGCGACATTTTGAGCCGGGTGCTTTATGGGGCGAGGCTTTCGCTCGGGGTTGGATTGGTGACCGTGGTTTTGAGTGCAACGCTTGGGGTTTTTACGGGGCTCCTAGCAGGTTATGTAGGGGGTAAAGTCGAAGAATTATTTATTTTTGTGAGTGATTTGTTCATGTCGTTTCCTGGCATTTTATTGTTGATTGCAGTGGCGGCCTTTGTTCCGCCTAGCGTGGTGAATATTATTTTAGTTTTAAGTTTTGTAGGATGGGTAAGTTATGCTCGCATAATTCGGGCGCAAACGTTAGAGTTGCGCGAACGCGAATTTGTTTTGGCTAGCCGTGCCTTAGGCGCGCGCCGGTTGCACATCATGTTACGCCATATTTTACCCAATGCCCTGGGGCCTTTGATTGTTGCGGCTTCGCTAGGCATTGCGGGGATTATTTTGGCAGAATCAACCCTGTCGTTTTTAGGGATTGGCATTCCGCCCGAAATCCCCACCTGGGGCGGCATGCTCAACACCGGAGTTCGTTATTTATTAATCGCCCCGCACTTAGCATTTTTCCCCGGCCTTGCCATTATGTTAACCGTGTTGGGATTTAATTTTTTGGGTGATGGGTTGCGGGATATGTTAGCGAAGAAGTGACAATGTCCAAAAATCTCGTTGAGCTTTAAATTAAAATTAATTACAGTCGAACATGTCTTTAGTTCCAGTAGAGCGAATTGAAAAATCGATCTTATTAATTCGAGGACATAAAGTTATACTCGATGCCAATTTAGCTGAGCTTTATGGAGTACCTATAAAACGGCTGAACGAACAAGTGCGCCGTAATTCCAAACGTTTTCCGCCCGATTTTATGTTCCAATTAACTTCTGAGGAGTTCGAAGCTTTAAGGTCGCATTTTGCGACCTTAAAAACTGGCCGGGGTAAACATCGTAAATACTTACCTTATGTTTTCACTGAACAAGGTGTTGCGATGCTCTCCTCTGTTTTGAATAGTGAACAAGCTATCGAAGTAAATGTTGAAATTATGAGGGCTTTTGTACGACTTCGACAGATCCTCTCTTCTAACAAGGTTTTGGCACAAAGATTGAGTGAATTAGAAAAGAAGTATGATCGTCAGTTTAAAGTCATTTTCGATGCTATTCGGCAGTTAATGATCCCATTACCATCTCACAAGCGCACCATTGGATTTCAAGCAAAATAAAGATTTTCTGTTTCATAACGACTTCATGATGACATTAAATTTAAAAAAACTCATTGGTTCCCTCTGTGTGTTTGGTTTTGAAGGTACTGAAACGCCAAAACACATCGAAAGCTTTATTCAAGATTGGAACTTGGGCGGAGTGATTTTATTCAAGCGCAATATTGAATCGCTCGAACAGTTGGCCGCGCTCAATCAAGCGCTCATCAAACTATCAGATCACCCGTTATTATTGGGCGTTGACCACGAAGGTGGGCGGGTCTTTCGTTTGCCTGCACCCTTTACTCATTTTCCTCCTTTGCAAAAAATTGGCGATTGCATTCGCAAACAAAAAAATCCGCAATTGGCATTTCAATTGGGCCAAATCATGGCGCGCGAACTATGTGCGGTGGGTTTTAACTTAAATTTTGCGCCGGTGACTGATGTCAATTCTAACCCCCAAAATCCTATCATTGGCGATCGAGCTTTTTCGGCTGATGCAGCAGAAGTGGGCCCTTGGTGTCACGAATTTTTACAAGGGCTAGCCAGTGAAGGCATCATCGGTTGTGCCAAGCATTTCCCAGGGCATGGGGACACCGAGCAAGATTCGCATTTAGAATTACCAGTGGTGAATAAGACGGAAGCTAAATTGTGGGATTGTGAATTGAGGCCATTTCGCGACCTTATGTCATTGCGAGCAATGTCATCCCTGCGTAGGCAGGGACCCATGATGGGGCGTGGCAATCTTCCTTTTTTCCCCCTCATGACCGCCCATGTAAAATACCCCGCCTTAGACCCCGATTGGCCCGCAACCCTTTCTTCTAAAATCTTAACTGATCTTTTGCGCAAGAAGTTAGATTACCAAGGGGTAATTTTTTCCGACGATTTCGAAATGAAAGGCATTAGTGCTTACTATCCTATCCCCGAAGCAGCTGAACAATTTTTGCACGCCGGAGGAGATGCAATTTTACTCTGCCACCATGAAGAACCTCAAATCAACACCCTCGAACATTTACTCCGTCTCGCCGAAAAAAATAGCCAATTTCGAGACTTATTGTCCGAAAAACAAGCTAGACTATCCTCTCTGTCATTGCAAACCGTGTTAGCCAATTTATCCCAGGTAGGATGTAAAGAACATCTCAGTTTTGCCAAAAGTTTCAGGCTACCCAGCGCAGAGAGCGGTGCGATTGTGCGCAATCTCGTAAATAAAAATTAATCAATTGTTGATAAGGCACGCCTGATTTTTGAGACATTGTTTTAAAATAATCAATGATGTCTTGGCCAAGCCTGATGGTTACCGGTTTTTTCAATCTTTTAATATAAGGGTTCTTGCGCCCTTTCATTTTTGAAAAATTATATTCAGTTTTCATTGTTTTGTCTCCAATATGATTTAGCCTCAGCCTGTGTGGCTTTTCTGGCTGAGATGATTCGAATCGCTGATCCCTTATCTTTTAGACAATGACATACAACCAGAACATGAAATTTAAAACTTAAGCCCAACATTAAAAATCTGTCTTCTTCGGTAGAATGCTCAGGATCAAAAAATTCGATGGCATTTTCATCATAGAAAACCGTTTGTGCCTCTTCAAATGATATTCCATGTTTTCTTTTGTTTGACCTGTTTTTGCTTGTGTCCCAAATGAATCTCAACTCATGCATATGTACATTGTAAATATAACAAAGTATGAATCCTTTTCAAGCGGTAAATTTGTTTCCGACAATTCAAAGTAACCCCAAAGCCAGGCTTGTCAAATTTCAAGTAAATAATTTATATATCTTATTGTATTCATTTGTGTTTTTTCTTATTTTGCCTCGCAACAGCAAGGGTTTCGGGCCCCGATAAGATAAATGACATGGGCTAACCGTGTAAGCCATGGGTGCATTCTGTCATTGCGAGCCCGCCTTAAGGCGGGCGTGGCAATCTCGGTTTGACATTGATTTTATAGGAGTTTTTTAATGGGTGTCGCAGGTGCTGGAAAACAAGATCCTGCTGCCAAAGCGGCCGAAGCGGCCAAGGCAGCTGAGGCGGCAAAAGCGGCCGAAGCGGCTGCCCACGCCGATGGAGCCACAACTCCACCGCCTGCCCAAGATGGCGGTGAAATGGGTGCCACCGGTGCCACCGATGAAGCCCAAGGCGGCAAGGTAGCAGGCCAGCCCAACGCCGATGCTGGTAAAAACGTTAAGCCCGATCCCAATGCCACCAAGCCCCCACCTGAAGATGCAGCTGTTTCAGAACCTGAACTCACCGATGCAGATTTTCTCGGCAATTTGAGTGACAATTTTGCCAACCTTCCTGAAGAGGCCCGCAAACTAGCCCAAGACATGGTTAGCCAAGTTAGAAATATGATGGGCCTGGTGCAACGGATTACCCAAGATACAGTTCAGCAAGATAAAAAAACCGATGATGCCAAGGCGGTTGATCAAGATGTTGCTAGAACCGCAGAAGCAAACAACGCCGATGCTAAGCAGACCGAACGAGCCCAGGCGCAGGCTCGTACTGCTGGTGCAACGCGAGCCGAAACGGGTTTTGGTGCATCGCCTAAACAGCAACTTACGGCCTTGCTGGAAAAGATGGGCAAATTGTTTCAAGAAAAATTTGCACCTCCCAAGGCCTTGGCAAAAGGTGATGGCAAGGCAACTCCAGAGGGTGCAAAGCCTGAGGGCGCCGCAGCCAAACCTGAGGGTGAAGGGTTTGTAGCCACAGGCACCAAACCTACGGTTGAACATGAAGGAGCTGTGGTTCGAAATCGGCATGTTGCTAAAGTTTATGATGGCAAGGTTTATGAGGGCGATGCGGGCAGACGACATCATGGTCATAAGGTGGCTAACCGCAGCGACACTAAACGTGCTGAAACCCGTAGGGCGGGTGAACAATATGCTACTCGATTAGCTGGTGACAAGAGCCGCGAATTAGATGCTAAGCGCCGTTTAGAAGATGTGCGTCGCCAAGCGGAATTAGCAAAAGCAGAAGCAGGCGAAGTTAACGAAGGCGATCAACTCAAAGCCGACCAACGAGTGGCTGCAGCGGCAAAACCTAAAACCGAAAGCACTTTAGAAAAAGAACGCATTGCCGCAGAATTGGGATTAAAGGTTGTGGAAGAGGAGATTGCTTCGTCGGAGACTCCTCGCAATGACAGAATCGATGTCATTGCGAGCGCAGCGAAGCAATCTCTCTTAGACGAACCTGAAGAACTCGCCAGCTTCGAAGCCTACGGCCCCCGGGGCACCGACCACGAAGAAAGCGGCCTTAAAGCGGCTGATCGATCCGCAAAATTTAGAGGTTTGGAAGGCGGCAAAGGGACAAATAATCCCGAGGGTCGCTATGCCATCCGTCACGTAGCGAAGTTTAATGGGCAAGGCGCTGATTCTGATTTGCCAGAGTCGTATCAAGAAGGCATGCCCAATACAGGCGAAATTCACGATGAAAAAGGCCAAGCCGTGGCAAGTTTTCAACCTGGCACCATCATGGGCAGCCAGTTCAACGATGCGCGTGGGCGCTTAGTAAACCCATGG
This genomic window from Deltaproteobacteria bacterium contains:
- a CDS encoding ABC transporter permease, which codes for MLNYLLKRLLFLIPTVFSVITLVFFLIHIIPGDPVDFILGENANVQDRMQLVKTLRLDRNLWVQYSYFIKDVLTLNFGRSLFDQTLVARLIASRILPTFCLALLSMVVAISVALPLGFFSALKQNSSFDHMAMGFALLGISIPTFYSGPLLILFFSIKLGWLPVSGFEQYSGIILPALALGLALAAMISRMTRASMLEILKMDFVRTARAKGLKEKVLLVRHVLRCALLPVVTIIGLQFGALLAGAVVTEKVFNWPGLGTLLITEIQRRNYPVVQGCVLTISITYIVVNMLTDVFYAKLDPRVRLGG
- a CDS encoding ABC transporter permease, whose product is MLNSKIKIGGSIILVFALLALFAPWLAPYLPGEMNWTLELQPPNAKHWLGQDDFGRDILSRVLYGARLSLGVGLVTVVLSATLGVFTGLLAGYVGGKVEELFIFVSDLFMSFPGILLLIAVAAFVPPSVVNIILVLSFVGWVSYARIIRAQTLELREREFVLASRALGARRLHIMLRHILPNALGPLIVAASLGIAGIILAESTLSFLGIGIPPEIPTWGGMLNTGVRYLLIAPHLAFFPGLAIMLTVLGFNFLGDGLRDMLAKK
- a CDS encoding ORF6N domain-containing protein, whose amino-acid sequence is MSLVPVERIEKSILLIRGHKVILDANLAELYGVPIKRLNEQVRRNSKRFPPDFMFQLTSEEFEALRSHFATLKTGRGKHRKYLPYVFTEQGVAMLSSVLNSEQAIEVNVEIMRAFVRLRQILSSNKVLAQRLSELEKKYDRQFKVIFDAIRQLMIPLPSHKRTIGFQAK
- the nagZ gene encoding beta-N-acetylhexosaminidase yields the protein MMTLNLKKLIGSLCVFGFEGTETPKHIESFIQDWNLGGVILFKRNIESLEQLAALNQALIKLSDHPLLLGVDHEGGRVFRLPAPFTHFPPLQKIGDCIRKQKNPQLAFQLGQIMARELCAVGFNLNFAPVTDVNSNPQNPIIGDRAFSADAAEVGPWCHEFLQGLASEGIIGCAKHFPGHGDTEQDSHLELPVVNKTEAKLWDCELRPFRDLMSLRAMSSLRRQGPMMGRGNLPFFPLMTAHVKYPALDPDWPATLSSKILTDLLRKKLDYQGVIFSDDFEMKGISAYYPIPEAAEQFLHAGGDAILLCHHEEPQINTLEHLLRLAEKNSQFRDLLSEKQARLSSLSLQTVLANLSQVGCKEHLSFAKSFRLPSAESGAIVRNLVNKN
- a CDS encoding BrnA antitoxin family protein, with amino-acid sequence MKTEYNFSKMKGRKNPYIKRLKKPVTIRLGQDIIDYFKTMSQKSGVPYQQLINFYLRDCAQSHRSLRWVA
- a CDS encoding BrnT family toxin, yielding MHELRFIWDTSKNRSNKRKHGISFEEAQTVFYDENAIEFFDPEHSTEEDRFLMLGLSFKFHVLVVCHCLKDKGSAIRIISARKATQAEAKSYWRQNNEN